The following proteins are encoded in a genomic region of Triticum dicoccoides isolate Atlit2015 ecotype Zavitan chromosome 1B, WEW_v2.0, whole genome shotgun sequence:
- the LOC119333830 gene encoding E3 ubiquitin-protein ligase RING1-like has protein sequence MSTPGAAYYASLARKQYFCYQCNRTVLIAASAAAAGELSCPDCRGDFLEEVTVPAPTILPFPFAFPPMMPTASSPSRSSSSSTAAPPSSDLSNFLTSILDLQEGRRVRSRSGSGAASAAGTATPENEPESFDPLVFFQNYIHTLMEGGANIQVLLDDASVNLAPGLGGRAGGTSYGDYFVGPGLEQLIEQLAENDPNRYGTPPAAKSALTTLPDVVVTDAMVAAAEGAECAVCKEDFSPGDGAKQMPCKHIYHADCIVPWLELHNSCPICRFELPTDDPDYEGNKASNAQSAVGIAAAAASGSSGAAEEGGEESGEAARVVERRFNVSLAWPFGGLAGQTPQQDGNNAGAGSSSQDSGSQDGAGGSNKN, from the coding sequence ATGTCGACCCCGGGCGCCGCCTACTACGCTTCCCTCGCGCGCAAGCAGTACTTCTGCTACCAATGCAACCGCACCGTCCtcatcgccgcctccgccgcggccgccGGCGAGCTCTCATGCCCCGACTGCCGCGGCGACTTCCTGGAGGAGGTCACCGTCCCCGCCCCCACCATCCTccccttccccttcgccttccccCCTATGATGCCCACCGCCTCCTCCCCGTCccgatcctcctcctcctccaccgccgcgcCCCCCTCCAGCGACCTCTCCAACTTCCTCACCAGCATCCTCGACCTCCAGGAGGGCCGCCGCGTTAGGTCCAGGAGCGGGAGCGGTGCCGCCTCGGCCGCTGGCACGGCCACGCCTGAGAACGAGCCGGAGTCCTTCGACCCGCTCGTGTTTTTCCAGAACTACATCCACACCCTCATGGAGGGGGGCGCCAACATCCAGGTGCTCCTCGACGACGCCAGCGTCAACCTCGCCCCCGGCCTAGGCGGCCGTGCCGGTGGGACAAGCTACGGGGACTACTTCGTCGGCCCGGGACTGGAGCAACTCATCGAGCAGCTCGCCGAGAACGATCCCAACCGCTATGGCACGCCGCCGGCTGCCAAGTCCGCCCTGACCACTCTTCCTGACGTCGTTGTCACCGATGCCATGGTTGCGGCGGCAGAGGGCGCCGAGTGTGCTGTGTGCAAGGAAGATTTCTCACCTGGAGATGGGGCCAAGCAGATGCCCTGCAAGCATATCTACCACGCAGATTGCATCGTACCCTGGTTGGAGCTCCACAATTCGTGCCCCATTTGTCGCTTTGAGCTGCCCACCGATGATCCTGATTATGAGGGCAATAAGGCCTCAAACGCACAGTCAGCTGTTGGtatcgctgctgctgctgcatctgGGAGCTCTGGTGCTGCTGAGGAAGGAGGGGAGGAGAGTGGGGAGGCTGCAAGGGTGGTGGAAAGGAGATTCAATGTGTCATTGGCTTGGCCGTTTGGTGGATTGGCAGGTCAAACACCACAGCAAGATGGGAACAATGCCGGTGCTGGCAgtagctcacaggacagcggttcgCAGGATGGAGCTGGTGGCAGTAACAAAAATTGA